In Pseudomonas sp. PDNC002, the DNA window ATCGTCGCCTGCGGCACCAGCTACCACGCCGGCATGGTCGCCCGTTACTGGCTGGAGAGCCTGACCGGCATTCCTTGCCAGGTCGAGGTGGCCAGCGAGTTCCGCTACCGCAAGGTTGCGGTGCACCCGGATTCCCTGTTCGTCACCATCTCCCAGTCCGGCGAGACCGCCGACACCCTGGCCGCGCTGCGCTATGCCAAGGAATTGGGCTTCCTGTCGAGCCTGGCGATCTGCAACGTTGGCACCAGCTCGCTGGTGCGCGAATCGGACATGACCCTGCTGACCAACGCCGGCCCGGAAATCGGCGTGGCGTCCACCAAGGCCTTCACCACCCAACTGGTGGCCCTGCTGCTGCTGACCCTGGGGATCGGCCAGGTGCAGAAGCGCCTGGGCGATGGCGTCGAGGCCGAGCTGGTGGGCGAGCTGCGCCGCCTGCCGACCCACCTGGAAGAAGCACTGGCGATGGACAAGGTGGTGGAGAAAGTCAGCGAGCTGTTCGCCGAGAAGCACCACACCCTGTTCCTCGGTCGCGGTGCGCAGTACCCGGTGGCGATGGAAGGCGCGCTGAAGCTCAAGGAAATCTCCTATATCCACGCCGAAGCCTACCCGGCTGGCGAACTGAAGCACGGCCCGCTGGCGCTGGTCGATGCCGACATGCCGGTGGTTACCGTGGCGCCGAACAACGAACTGCTGGAGAAGCTCAAGTCCAACCTGCAGGAAGTGCGCGCCCGTGGCGGCGAGCTGGTGGTCTTCGCCGAAGGCGGCACCGGCATCGCCAATGGCGAGGGCACCCACGTGGTGGGCATGCCGGCGATCCATGACAGCCTGGCGCCGATTCTCTACACCGTGCCGCTGCAGTTGCTGTCCTACTACGTCGCCGTGCTCAAGGGCACTGACGTCGACCAGCCGCGCAATCTCGCGAAATCCGTCACGGTGGAATAAGCGCGCAGGCGCAACGAGAAAGGTCCCTTCGGGGGCCTTTTTTCGTTTCAGGGCGCGGGAATTCGGGAGTAGAGGCGAGGGGAAGATCAACATTCCCCCGGTGCCTGCACGTCCGGGGGTGTGGACGGGGCACCGAGGCCAGGCGGCTTGAGCCGCTACACGAGGGGAATGGAAATCGACCTTGTCTTGTGGACAAGGTCGGGCTCCTGCCCTGCGAGGGGTACCTGACAAGTCTCCCGCAGGGCCGGGAGCGGGCCAACGATAGAAGCTGGCTAGTGGCCGGTCAATCAGAAACGACAAACGCGCGTTCATCGTTGTCCGATATTCGAACCGAAAGCGGTGGTCGGACCCGCGGATTTCGTTAGCCGGCTATCGGAGGTGTCTATACTGTTTCCGAATGTGTCGGCGAAAAATCCCGCCTTGGGATGGATTGCGCCGACTCGGGACGGCACAGGGATTTCCGTCCACCGAACCGGGACGTACGTTAAACCGACAAGAGAATCCCCATGAACGCACCTGCACCGCAGTATTCCGCCCACGAGCGCCGCTCGCGCATCCTGGCCATCGTCGGCGCCTCGTCGGGCAATCTGGTGGAGTGGTTCGACTTCTACGTCTATGCCTTCACCGCGCTGTACTTCGCCCACGCCTTCTTCCCCTCGGACGACCCGACGGTACAACTGCTCAATACCGCCGGGGTATTCGCCGCGGGCTTCCTGATGCGCCCCATCGGCGGCTGGCTGTTCGGCCGCATCGCCGACAAGAAGGGTCGCAAGACCGCGATGATGATCTCGGTACTGATGATGTGCGGCGGCTCGCTGGCGATCGCGGTAATGCCGACCTACGCCACCATTGGCGTCGCGGCGCCGGCGTTGCTGCTGATCGCCCGGCTGTTCCAGGGACTGTCCGTGGGTGGCGAGTACGGCACCAGCGCGACCTACATGAGCGAGGTAGCGCTCAAGGGGCAACGCGGTTTCTTCGCTTCGTTCCAGTACGTCACGCTGATCGGCGGCCAACTGCTCGCCGTGCTGGTGGTGGTGGTCCTGCAGCAACTGCTGACCACCGATGAGCTGAAGGAATGGGGCTGGCGGATTCCCTTCGTGGTCGGCGCGATCACCGCGGTGATCGCCTTCTACCTGCGCCGTTCGCTGAACGAGACGGCCAAGGAAGCCAACCTCAACCGCAAGGAGTCCGGCACGCTCACCGAGCTGTTCGCCCACCACAAGCGCGCCTTCTTCACCGTGCTGGGCTTCACCGCTGGCGGTTCGCTGATCTTCTACACCTTCACCACCTACATGCAGAAATACCTGGTGAACACCGCCGGGATGGACGCCAAGGTCGCCAGCGGCGTGATGACCTTCGCGCTGTTCTGCTATATGTGCATGCAGCCGCTGTTCGGCGCGCTGTCCGACCGGATCGGCCGCAAGACCTCGATGCTCTGGTTCGGCGCGCTGGGCATGCTGTGTACCTGGCCGATCCTGGCGGCGCTGAAGACCGTCAGCAGTCCCTACGCGGCGTTCGGCCTGATCATCCTGGCGATGGCCATCGTCAGCCTGTACACCTCCATCAGCGGCCTGATCAAGGCGGAGATGTTCCCGCCACAGATCCGTGCCCTGGGCGTGGGCCTGTCCTACGCGGTGGGCAACGCGATCTTCGGTGGCTCCGCCGAGTACGCTGCGCTGGGCCTGAAGAGCATCGGTATGGAGGACGTGTTCTACATCTATGTCTCGGTCATGTGCGGCGTGGCGCTGGTGGTCTGCCTGCTGCTGCCGGACCTGCGCAAGGTCAGCTACCTCAACGACGAGGACTGACCCTGCGTTGAAGGGCTAGTCGTTGGCCCGGCCGCGCAGCGCGTGGTCGGGCAGCGACAGCCCGATCAGCAGTGCCAGGGCACCGAAGCCCGCGTTGATCAGGAACAGGTGGCCGAACACCCCGTCGAGCACGTGCCGCTGCTCCTCATGCCCTTCACCACTCAGGCTGGCCAGCAAGGCGCTGGCTGACAGACCGTGGCCGGCATCGCCTGCCAGCGGTTGCAGCATCGCCAGCAGCAGGGCCGACATCAGAGCGATCCCTACGGCGCCGCCGAGGGAGCGGAACAGCGTGATGTTGCTGGTCGCCACACCCAGGTGTTTCGTCTCGACCGCGCTCTGCGCCGCCACCAGGCTGGTGGGGAACTGCGTGCCGGCGGCGATGCCGGTGAGCAGCATGCAGATTCCCGAAAGGAAGTACGCGCTCGGCGGCGTCAGGGCCAGGCCCGCAATCGCCAGGGGCATCAGCAGCGCGCCACCGACGATCTGCGGCTTGTAGCGGCCTATGATGGCAGTCAGGCGGCCACAGCAGTACGCGCCAATGGGCACGCCCATGGCCAGCGGCAGCAGGTGCAGGGCCGCGCTGTCGGCACCCGCGCCGGTCACCGACTGGAAGCGCAGCGGTACCAGCACCGATAGCGAGATGACCTGGAAGCTGGCGAAGAAGCTGATCAGCCAGCTCAGTGTCGCCGCGCGAATACCGAACAGGTGCATCGGCACCAGCGGTTCCGGCGCGCGGCGTTCCTGCAGCACGAACAGCGCGATCAGCAGCAGTGCGGCGGCGAACAGCGCGAGCATCTTCGGATCGTTCCAGCGTGCGCCCTGGCCCACCTCGGTGATCGCCAGCAGCAGGCTTCCCAGGCCGGCGATCATCAGCATCGTGCCGAGGTAGTCGATCACCGGCTTGCGGCCCGGCACCGGCAATCCACGCAGGGTGCGGCGGGAAACGGCGAAGGCGACCAGGCCTACCGGCAGGTTGATCAGGAACACCCAGCGCCAGGACAGGTATTCGGTGAGCAGACCGCCCAGCACCGGGCCGGCGATGCTCGCCACCGCGTACATGCTGCTGAAGTAGCCCTGGTAGCGGCCGCGTTCGCGTGGCGGAACGATGTCGCCGATGATCGCCTGGCTCACCGACATCATGCCGCCGGCGCCGATGCCCTGCAGGACGCGGGCGATCACCAGTTGCTCCATGCTCTGGGCGGCGCCGCACAGCAGCGAGGCAGCGGTGAACAGGCCGATGGCGAACAGCATCAGCACGCGGCGCCCATAGAGGTCGCCGAGCTTGCCGTAGATCGGCATGGAGATGGTCATCGCCACCATGTAGCCGGAGATGACCCAGGCGAGCAGGTCGAAATTACCGAAGCCGGCGGAGATCGCCGGCAGGGAGACGGCGACGATGGTCTGGTCGAGCGCACCGAGGAAGATCGCCAGCATGAGTCCCACCAGCACGGTGCGGACCGCCGGACGCGGCTCGGAAAAGGTATTCAAGACGGCCCCCTTCACTTCAGAGGTCCTCCGGTCGGAATGCGCGCGGAGGGAGCCACAGTGTAGTGCAATGGAGCCATGGACTGTCATGCCGACGTCATCGTTGCCGGGTAGTAAAGGCTCTATCTCAGGCCTGGAAACGATTGCTGGCGAATCGGCTGCTACGCTTGCGTAGCGAACTATCCTTCCGTTGCGGTGCAGGGTTTTTTGGAACGCATTTCACCCGGATGCACTCCACTGCAAAGGAGTCGGCACGTGGTCGGTGCCCCGATAGTTTTTTGGCGGGCCAGGCCATAGGGGAAGACTATGGATGAGCTGGTCTATAGTTTTTCAGCCCTGTGACCAGGAGGTATGCATGAACGCCAATCTGCCCTCTGAGTTGCTGTCCCTGCAGTTGCCGCTGCGTATCCGCATCGGCGAGGCCCAGGCATTCGACCTGGGGCCGGATCCGCAGGTAACTCTCGTTGTTCGCGATCCCGCGCTGCTGACCGAGATCACCCATCCCAGCCTCGATGTGCTGGGGCGGGCCTATGTCGAGAAGCGCATGGACATCGAAGGTCCCATTGGCGAGGTGATCGCCATGGCCGATGCGCTGAGCACAGCGCTGGGCGACGAGGATGACCCTGGCGACTACGTTCGCGAGAGCCACGACAAGGTGACCGACGCCGAGGCCATCCACTACCACTACGACCTCTCCAATGACTTCTACCAGCTTTGGCTCGATCCGGAGATGGTGTATTCCTGCGCCTACTACGAGAGCGGCACCGAGGATCTTGCGACCGCCCAGTTGGCGAAGCTGCGCCACTTGTGCCGCAAGCTGCGCCTGAAGGCCGGCGAGAAGCTGCTCGATGTCGGCTGCGGCTGGGGCGGCCTTGCGCGATTGGCGGCGCGGGAGTTCGGCGTCGAGGTACACGGCATCACCCTCAGCGAGGAGCAGCTCAAGCTCGGCCGCGAGCGGGTCAAGGCAGATGGCCTGGAAGGCAAGGTGACGCTGGAGCTGCTGGATTACCGCGACCTGCCGCGCGATGGCCGCTATGACAAGGTGGTCAGCGTCGGCATGTTCGAGCACGTCGGCCACGCCAACCTGGGGCTGTATTTCCAGCAGCTGTATGACGCGGTGCGCCCGGGCGGACTGGTCATGAACCATGGCATCACCTCGAGCAACACCGATGGCCGTCCGGTCGGACGAGGCGCTGGCGATTTCATCGATCGCTACGTCTTCCCTCACGGCGAGCTGCCGCACCTGTCGCTGGCCGTGGCGCGGATGAGTGAGGCGGGCCTGGAAGTGGTGGACGTCGAAGGCCTGCGCCTGCACTACGCACGTACCCTGGATTTCTGGAGCACCAACCTCGAAGCGAAACTCGCCGAAGCGGCCAGGCTGGTACCCGAAGAGGCGTTGCGTATCTGGCGTCTGTACCTGGCTGGCTGCGCCTATGGCTTCAAGAAGGGCTGGATCAACCTGCACCAGATACTGGCCAGCAAACCCCACGCCGATGGCAGCCAGGAATTGCCCTGGAACCGAGGCGACATCTACGCCTGATCGTCAGTCATTGTCGGCGGCCAGCCAGCCTTCGGGGCTGGTCGCTGGCGCTACCCCGCTGTTCCTTTTCCCTGCCTCGAAGGCTGTTGCCCAACGCTGTGCATCGCAGTGTTGCCGATAGTCTTGCGCCAGGGTTTCCACGCGTTGCAGGGCGGCGTCGCTGGCGGTGCCGGCGGCCGGGGTGCGTCCCAACCGTGCGACGGCTTCACGGGCATTGAGTGTTTGCTCGGAGATCTCCAGGCAACGGCTGAAGGCGGCGTCGGACATACCCGGATAGGGCGAGTCATGCAGTTACATGTACCCCACCACGCGCCTCACCGCGCCGACCAGGACAATCGAGCCAACCATCGCCGCCACCACGAGTAGCGCCATCAGCAAGGGCCACGCCTGCAGAGCCTGCCTGCGCAGGCCACGATCCAGCTGGTTCCAGATTGAAAGCCATTCCTTGGGCGACATGACCATCCCTGTCATGAAAGTGGGCACAATGAGGCCGACTCTAGGGATTTACGACGGACCTCGCCATGACGGCTTCGCTGTATCTACGTGAACTCGATTTCCACCAGGCTCCCTGGCCACTGCTGTTGCTGGCCGATCCGAGCCGTGAGCAGGTGCTGAGCTACCTGCCGCAATCACGGCTGTTGGCAATGCTCGATGGCGAACGTGCCGTCGGTGTGGTGGTGGTCACGCCGGGTGACAACGGCGAGGCGGAAATCACCAACCTAGCGGTGGACGAAGCCTGGCAAGGGCGCGGTCTCGGACGCAGGTTGCTGGAATCTGCCATCGAGCGCGCACGCGACGGCGGCCTGCGCCGCTTGTGCATCGCCACCGGCAACTCCAGCCTCGCTCAACTGGGCCTCTACCAGCGGCTGGGCTTTCGTATCGTTGGCGTCGAGCCGGACCATTTCCTCCGCCACTATCCCGAGCCGATCTTCGAAAACGGCATCCAGTGCCGCGACCAGATTCGCCTGGCGATCGAGCTGAATCCCTAGCCGCGCGTCCATCGGCTGATCGCGACCGCGTCATGGGCGTGCAGGCTTTCGGCGTGCACCACGCGCACCTCGAACCCGATCACCTCGTCACGCTGGATCAAAGCCTGGTGCAGCCGGCGTGCGGCATCTTCGCAGAACATCAGGTTCTGTCCGTTGGCCAGGGCGAAGGCTTGCTCGTCGGCGCGTTTCACGGCGGTCTGCACGGCCGTGCCGAGAGCCGCTTCCGCGTGGTCGATCAGCTCGGCGCACGGCAGCCGTGTTGCCGTCGGATCCAGCCGCATGTGCAGCTGCGCTTCACTGCGTTGGCTGTGCGGCGTGGCGACTATGCCCTGGGTGCTGCCAAGCCAGGCGCGCACGTCGCTGGCATTCAGGGCGCGCCCGGCGAAATCGGCGTCGAAGCGTTCCTGGATCAGTTGACGCGCGAGTGCCGCGGAGCACGGACACGTCGACGAGTAGGGCAGCGACAGGCGCAGTTCCAACTGCAGCGATTCATCCTCCAGATGCCCATGAAGTTCGCACGTGTAGCGCTTCCAACCGCTCAACGCGCTGACCAGCGCCGGCCGCCGCAGCATCAGCTCGAAGCGCAACGTCAGGCTGGCGCTGCGGGAGAGCTGCGCGTGGCTCTTGAGGAATCGTCCCAGCAACTCCCTCAGCAGCTTGGGCGAGAGTTCGTGGTCTTCCAGGATTTCCAGCGCCAGGTACAGGCGTGACATGTGGATGCCGCGCGCGTCGGCTTCATCGAGGCTTACGCCCGCATCGGCGAACGCCGCGACGCGCTCGCCGGCGATCCGCAGCGGCACGGCGATGCCCTGCATGCCGACCCAGTCGAGCGCGATGGGCAGGCGGGTGGATTGGCAGGCGATATCGGGGAGCAGGGTGGTCATGGGCGGGTCACGGTCGGCAATTGTAATAATATAACGTATTTGCTTCCCGGCGTTCCCGCAATGGGTTCGTCAGAGCTTCAGCGTTCCTGCTGCTTGCAGCCGCTGACCCGGCCGCAGGTCAGCCGCGCGCTGTCGCCCGAGGAGCTGCTGAAACGGCTGATATTGGTCCAGCCGATGCCGCGGCTGGTGCCGACCCACACCTGGCCGTCGCTGGTGATGCCGCTGAAGAAGGTCAGGCTGCCGTAGCGCGTGCCGGTCTGCGCCCAGCGCCGCCCGCTGCTCGCCTCGAAGCCGCGCAGGTAGGTGTCATGGCCCTGGGTGGCGATGCTGTAGAGATTCCCCGAGTCGTCCATGCAGGCCAGCACCGAGGCTGACCAGGCGCAGCGCGCCGGCTCTTCGCCGGGGAAGGGCAGTGGCGCAGAACCGCTGGCCTGGGCGAGGGGAGTGAACAGGCAGAGCAACAGGGCGCGGCGCAGCATTGAGGGTCTCGAAAGGCGGGTGGGGCGGAGCATGGGTATCGCACGTCGGAGGGCTATTGTCGAGAATGGAAGGTTATAATATAACATAAAAATCACTCCCTTCCGGAGACGGTCATGACCGAACAGGAACTGCTCGCCCAGCCCGGCGAGGTCTACATGAGCGAGGCGCAACAGGGCTATTTCCGCGCGTTGCTGCTGGACCAGCGCGACGAATTGCAGGGGCGCATCGACGAGGAATTCCAGGCGCTGCAGGACACCGAGCGGGCCAGCGACGAGGCTGATGTCGCCAGCCGCGAGGAGGCGCGCCAGTGGCAGCTGCGCCTGCTGGAGCGCGAGAAGAAGCTGCTCGACAAGATCGACCAGGCGCTGGAGCGCCTGGCCCGGGGCGACTACGGCTGGTGCGAGGAAACCGGCGAACCGATCGGCCTGCGCCGCCTGCTGCTGCGCCCCACCGCCTCGCTGTGCATCGAGGCCAAGGAGCGCCAGGAACGGCGCGAACTGCACGTCCGCGAAGCCTGATTGTCTGGAGTCCACCCGTGAGCAGCCCCGTGAAAACGTCCCCAAGAGCGCCACTTCCCGTCACCGTATTGTCCGGCTTCCTCGGCGCCGGCAAGAGCACGCTGCTCAACCACGTGCTGAAGAATCGAGAGAGTCTCAAGGTCGCGGTGATCGTCAACGACATGAGCGAAATCAACATCGACGGCCGCGAGGTGCAGCGCGATGTCAGTCTCAACCGTGGCCAGGAGCGCCTGGTGGAGATGAGCAACGGCTGCATCTGCTGCACCCTGCGCGAGGACCTGCTGGAAGAGGTCAGCCGTCTCGCTGGCGAGGGCCGCTTCGATTACCTGCTGATCGAGTCCACCGGTATTTCCGAGCCGCTGCCGGTGGCCGAGACCTTCACTTTCCGCGACGAACAGGGGCGCAGTCTTTCGGACCTGGCGCGCCTCGACACGCTGGTCACCGTGGTCGACGGCCTGAACTTCCTCGCCGACTACCAGGGCCACGACAGCCTCGCCCAGCGCGG includes these proteins:
- the glmS gene encoding glutamine--fructose-6-phosphate transaminase (isomerizing) — protein: MCGIVGAIAERNITPILVEGLKRLEYRGYDSAGVAVIDTNGTLERRRRAGKVSSLEQAIEEQPLLGRLGIAHVRWATHGAPTEANAHPHFSRGEVAVVHNGIIENYESLREMLKARGYEFTSQTDTEVIAHLLHLRLTELGDLTIALKAVVKELHGAYGLAVISSKQPDRILAARSGSPLVVGLGHGENFLASDQLALRQVTDRFIYLEEGDIAEIRRDGLQLWDVNGNPVQREEVRYHEGAEAADKGGYRHFMLKEIHEQPAVVQRTLEGRLGDGQVLVDNFGPQARELLAKVRTVQIVACGTSYHAGMVARYWLESLTGIPCQVEVASEFRYRKVAVHPDSLFVTISQSGETADTLAALRYAKELGFLSSLAICNVGTSSLVRESDMTLLTNAGPEIGVASTKAFTTQLVALLLLTLGIGQVQKRLGDGVEAELVGELRRLPTHLEEALAMDKVVEKVSELFAEKHHTLFLGRGAQYPVAMEGALKLKEISYIHAEAYPAGELKHGPLALVDADMPVVTVAPNNELLEKLKSNLQEVRARGGELVVFAEGGTGIANGEGTHVVGMPAIHDSLAPILYTVPLQLLSYYVAVLKGTDVDQPRNLAKSVTVE
- a CDS encoding MFS family transporter — its product is MNAPAPQYSAHERRSRILAIVGASSGNLVEWFDFYVYAFTALYFAHAFFPSDDPTVQLLNTAGVFAAGFLMRPIGGWLFGRIADKKGRKTAMMISVLMMCGGSLAIAVMPTYATIGVAAPALLLIARLFQGLSVGGEYGTSATYMSEVALKGQRGFFASFQYVTLIGGQLLAVLVVVVLQQLLTTDELKEWGWRIPFVVGAITAVIAFYLRRSLNETAKEANLNRKESGTLTELFAHHKRAFFTVLGFTAGGSLIFYTFTTYMQKYLVNTAGMDAKVASGVMTFALFCYMCMQPLFGALSDRIGRKTSMLWFGALGMLCTWPILAALKTVSSPYAAFGLIILAMAIVSLYTSISGLIKAEMFPPQIRALGVGLSYAVGNAIFGGSAEYAALGLKSIGMEDVFYIYVSVMCGVALVVCLLLPDLRKVSYLNDED
- a CDS encoding MDR family MFS transporter; the encoded protein is MNTFSEPRPAVRTVLVGLMLAIFLGALDQTIVAVSLPAISAGFGNFDLLAWVISGYMVAMTISMPIYGKLGDLYGRRVLMLFAIGLFTAASLLCGAAQSMEQLVIARVLQGIGAGGMMSVSQAIIGDIVPPRERGRYQGYFSSMYAVASIAGPVLGGLLTEYLSWRWVFLINLPVGLVAFAVSRRTLRGLPVPGRKPVIDYLGTMLMIAGLGSLLLAITEVGQGARWNDPKMLALFAAALLLIALFVLQERRAPEPLVPMHLFGIRAATLSWLISFFASFQVISLSVLVPLRFQSVTGAGADSAALHLLPLAMGVPIGAYCCGRLTAIIGRYKPQIVGGALLMPLAIAGLALTPPSAYFLSGICMLLTGIAAGTQFPTSLVAAQSAVETKHLGVATSNITLFRSLGGAVGIALMSALLLAMLQPLAGDAGHGLSASALLASLSGEGHEEQRHVLDGVFGHLFLINAGFGALALLIGLSLPDHALRGRAND
- the cfaB gene encoding C17 cyclopropane fatty acid synthase CfaB — its product is MNANLPSELLSLQLPLRIRIGEAQAFDLGPDPQVTLVVRDPALLTEITHPSLDVLGRAYVEKRMDIEGPIGEVIAMADALSTALGDEDDPGDYVRESHDKVTDAEAIHYHYDLSNDFYQLWLDPEMVYSCAYYESGTEDLATAQLAKLRHLCRKLRLKAGEKLLDVGCGWGGLARLAAREFGVEVHGITLSEEQLKLGRERVKADGLEGKVTLELLDYRDLPRDGRYDKVVSVGMFEHVGHANLGLYFQQLYDAVRPGGLVMNHGITSSNTDGRPVGRGAGDFIDRYVFPHGELPHLSLAVARMSEAGLEVVDVEGLRLHYARTLDFWSTNLEAKLAEAARLVPEEALRIWRLYLAGCAYGFKKGWINLHQILASKPHADGSQELPWNRGDIYA
- a CDS encoding GNAT family N-acetyltransferase, producing MTASLYLRELDFHQAPWPLLLLADPSREQVLSYLPQSRLLAMLDGERAVGVVVVTPGDNGEAEITNLAVDEAWQGRGLGRRLLESAIERARDGGLRRLCIATGNSSLAQLGLYQRLGFRIVGVEPDHFLRHYPEPIFENGIQCRDQIRLAIELNP
- the folE2 gene encoding GTP cyclohydrolase FolE2; this translates as MTTLLPDIACQSTRLPIALDWVGMQGIAVPLRIAGERVAAFADAGVSLDEADARGIHMSRLYLALEILEDHELSPKLLRELLGRFLKSHAQLSRSASLTLRFELMLRRPALVSALSGWKRYTCELHGHLEDESLQLELRLSLPYSSTCPCSAALARQLIQERFDADFAGRALNASDVRAWLGSTQGIVATPHSQRSEAQLHMRLDPTATRLPCAELIDHAEAALGTAVQTAVKRADEQAFALANGQNLMFCEDAARRLHQALIQRDEVIGFEVRVVHAESLHAHDAVAISRWTRG
- the dksA gene encoding RNA polymerase-binding protein DksA, whose translation is MTEQELLAQPGEVYMSEAQQGYFRALLLDQRDELQGRIDEEFQALQDTERASDEADVASREEARQWQLRLLEREKKLLDKIDQALERLARGDYGWCEETGEPIGLRRLLLRPTASLCIEAKERQERRELHVREA